One stretch of Bombina bombina isolate aBomBom1 chromosome 7, aBomBom1.pri, whole genome shotgun sequence DNA includes these proteins:
- the LRRN4CL gene encoding LRRN4 C-terminal-like protein has protein sequence MSLLLPLLLVVIPFSLMTSAAPTPLPDDKNSTQPWTNTTEMRDNKSVPVTTFSPTSDNNQTMSESSLPSGPRDTPIHRTTPERIQFITGGDVADYYEDEDEDDSEERPVTSFPPKSVSPCNYNRCKHLELPCEEIQRMQGGNCLCPGVDGAGVPPDAPGLGELLPGEMGASVRWCSPLSTVRGYKVLYGPLEGPMETGPVLNASYRAFTIERLSPNTPYRVCVVAFNEAGESPIEGGEEEEEEAWEGGKPHPCRVLRTTGSQVQQVYLGVGVGLAALAALLGLIGLGWWFCGRRKSKTIKETEGKDMGVTNLSYKAESVEQL, from the coding sequence ATGTCTTTGCTTTTGCCTCTCCTGCTGGTTGTGATACCCTTCAGTCTAATGACTTCAGCAGCACCGACCCCTCTCCCAGATGATAAAAACAGCACCCAGCCCTGGACAAACACCACTGAAATGAGGGACAACAAATCTGTCCCTGTGACTACATTTTCCCCAACAAGTGACAACAATCAGACAATGTCAGAATCTTCTCTTCCATCAGGGCCAAGAGACACTCCGATACACCGCACCACCCCAGAGCGCATCCAGTTCATTACTGGAGGAGATGTAGCAGATTATTATGAGGATGAAGATGAGGATGATAGCGAAGAGAGGCCCGTTACCTCCTTCCCACCCAAATCAGTTAGCCCCTGCAACTATAATCGCTGCAAACACTTAGAGCTACCATGTGAAGAGATACAGAGAATGCAAGGTGGAAATTGCCTTTGTCCTGGGGTAGATGGTGCAGGTGTTCCCCCAGATGCACCTGGCTTGGGAGAGTTACTTCCTGGAGAAATGGGAGCAAGTGTGAGGTGGTGTTCTCCCTTGTCTACAGTCCGTGGATACAAAGTGCTTTATGGGCCTCTTGAAGGCCCCATGGAGACTGGCCCAGTCCTTAATGCCTCCTATCGTGCCTTCACCATAGAAAGACTATCACCAAATACGCCTTACAGAGTGTGTGTAGTGGCATTTAATGAGGCGGGGGAGAGCCCCATAGAAGGtggagaagaagaagaggaagaagcgTGGGAGGGAGGCAAGCCACACCCCTGCAGGGTTCTCCGTACAACTGGCTCTCAGGTGCAACAAGTGTACCTGGGTGTAGGGGTGGGTTTAGCAGCTTTGGCAGCATTACTAGGGTTAATAGGTCTAGGATGGTGGTTTTGTGGTAGGAGGAAGAGCAAGACAATAAAAGAGACAGAAGGAAAAGACATGGGTGTTACAAACTTATCATATAAGGCAGAGAGTGTAGAGCAGTTGTGA